Proteins found in one Solea senegalensis isolate Sse05_10M unplaced genomic scaffold, IFAPA_SoseM_1 scf7180000015118, whole genome shotgun sequence genomic segment:
- the LOC122761959 gene encoding chondroitin sulfate synthase 3-like, with protein sequence MALKSRRPWTTVVIGVFLGFTASSWLFAPQVDDRRKKGPTCFYRDSSVGEGPPGVLGRSAGSREQEEVLGPGSKSGDGGPKRFLYVGVMTAKKYLSSRAVAAHQTWTSSIPGRVEFFSSAGSAAVHTDVPVPVVSLAGVDDSYPPQKKSFMMLKYIHDHYLDQYEWFMRADDDVYIKGEKLESFLRSLNSSKPLYLGQTGLGMTEELGRLALEPGENFCMGGPGMIFSREVLRRMVPHISTCLREMYTTHEDVEVGRCVRRFGGTQCVWSYEMQQLFYENYEHNKKGFIEELHSSKIHNAITLHPNKNPAYQYRLHSFTLSREISRLRYRTVLLHRDSLVMSYLSDTEVQWEDQQLGSPPSYMHYQPSERKDVIEWDFLTGRHVYSADESKTARQSLGNSLRTALEDVIMQVMEIINQNSKTQGRAIDFKKIQYGYYRVDPMHGAEYILDLLLLYKKHKGRKIKVPVRRHAYLQQAFSRPFFTESEELDVAELVAVINSESQSLSFLSNSLKFLSPFQFYESTREVWKQNQEKVHIVLPLSGRYDTFVHFMENFEKVCLIAKQNVKLSVVLVDNESSQISEAYIQLIKEYHRKYPTADISLIPMTGNFSRGLALELGSSRLHNDTLLFFCDVDLVFSADALQRCRDNTVQSKQVYFPVVFSQYNPKIVYAEKTLRENKYVLTKKSGFWRDYGFGITCIFKSDLLKAGGFDTSIFGWGMEDVDLYTKVISTGFKVLRSHDPGIFHVYHPVHCNASLEQKQYKMCLGSRASTFASTVQLAELWLEKHAENGYNRTSS encoded by the exons ATGGCTCTGAAGTCACGGAGGCCGTGGACCACAGTCGTTATCGGCGTCTTTCTCGGCTTCACCGCGTCGTCGTGGCTCTTCGCGCCTCAGGTGGAcgacaggaggaaaaaaggtCCCACCTGTTTCTACAGAGACTCGTCCGTGGGTGAAGGTCCTCCCGGTGTGCTCGGGAGGAGCGCGGGGAgcagggagcaggaggaggtgctGGGGCCGGGGAGCAAAAGCGGGGACGGAGGACCCAAGCGCTTCCTCTATGTTGGTGTGATGACCGCGAAGAAGTACCTGAGCTCTCGCGCCGTCGCTGCCCACCAGACGTGGACCAGCTCCATACCCGGCAGGGTGGAGTTCTTCTCCAGCGCCGGGTCAGCTGCTGTCCACACGGACGTCCCTGTACCCGTAGTGTCTCTGGCGGGAGTGGACGACTCATACCCGCCACAGAAGAAGTCCTTCATGATGCTCAAGTACATCCACGACCACTACCTGGACCAGTATGAGTGGTTCATGAGGGCAGATGATGACGTTTATATCAAAG GTGAGAAGCTGGAGTCGTTCCTGCGCTCACTGAACAGCAGCAAACCCCTGTACCTGGGTCAGACTGGTCTTGGCATGACTGAAGAATTGGGCCGTTTGGCCCTCGAGCCCGGAGAGAACTTCTGCATGGGAGGCCCCGGGATGATCTTCAGCAGAGAAGTACTTCGCAGGATGGTCCCTCACATCAGTACCTGTCTGAGGGAGATGTACACCACCCACGAGGACGTGGAAGTGGGTCGCTGTGTGCGTCGTTTTGGAGGAACACAGTGCGTGTGGTCGTACGAG ATGCAGCAGCTCTTCTACGAGAACTATGAACACAACAAGAAAGGTTTCATCGAGGAACTTCACAGCAGTAAGATCCACAACGCCATCACACTGCACCCCAACAAAAATCCCGCCTACCAGTACAGACTCCACAGCTTCACGCTGAGCCGCGAGATCTCCAGGCTGCGTTACCGCACCGTCCTGCTCCACCGCGACAGCCTGGTCATGAGTTACCTGAGCGACACGGAGGTGCAGTGGGAGGACCAGCAGCTGGGCTCCCCGCCTTCATACATGCACTATCAGCCCAGCGAAAGGAAAGACGTCATCGAGTGGGATTTCCTGACCGGCCGCCACGTTTACTCTGCAGACGAAAGCAAGACCGCGCGGCAGAGCCTGGGGAACTCGCTCCGGACTGCACTGGAGGACGTTATAATGCAGGTGATGGAGATCATCAATCAGAACTCAAAGACTCAGGGCCGTGCTATTGACTTTAAAAAGATTCAGTACGGCTACTACAGGGTGGATCCAATGCACGGAGCGGAATACATTCTagatttgctgctgctgtacaagAAGCACAAGGGACGGAAAATCAAAGTGCCCGTGAGGCGGCACGCTTACCTCCAGCAGGCCTTCAGTCGACCCTTCTTCACCGAAAGTGAGGAGTTAGACGTGGCAGAACTCGTGGCTGTCATCAACTCCGAGTCTCAGTCCCTGTCCTTCCTGTCCAACTCCCTGAAGTTCCTGTCACCTTTCCAGTTCTATGAATCGACCAGAGAAGTGTGGAAGCAGAACCAGGAGAAAGTCCACATTGTCCTTCCGTTGTCCGGTCGCTACGACACCTTTGTCCACTTCATGGAGAACTTTGAGAAGGTGTGTTTAATCGCCAAACAGAACGTTAAACTCTCGGTTGTTCTGGTGGACAACGAGAGCAGTCAGATCAGTGAAGCCTATATTCAGCTGATCAAAGAGTATCATCGGAAATATCCCACAGCGGACATTTCTCTGATCCCCATGACGGGGAACTTCTCACGAGGCCTGGCTCTGGAGCTGGGCTCCTCCAGGCTCCACAACGACACCTTACTGTTCTTCTGTGACGTGGACCTCGTCTTCAGTGCTGATGCCTTGCAGCGCTGCAGAGACAACACTGTCCAAAGCAAACAGGTCTACTTCCCCGTTGTCTTTAGTCAGTACAACCCCAAGATAGTGTACGCCGAGAAAAccctgagagaaaacaaatatgtgcTCACCAAGAAAAGTGGTTTCTGGCGAGATTACGGCTTTGGAATCACGTGCATATTCAAGAGTGACTTGCTAAAAGCCGGAGGCTTCGACACCTCCATCTTTGGTTGGGGAATGGAAGACGTGGACTTGTACACGAAGGTTATTAGCACTGGTTTTAAAGTGTTGCGCAGTCATGATCCAGGAATCTTCCACGTTTATCACCCGGTCCACTGCAACGCGAGTCTCGAGCAGAAACAGTACAAAATGTGCCTCGGTTCGAGAGCGAGCACGTTTGCGTCGACAGTGCAGTTAGCAGAGCTGTGGCTGGAGAAACACGCGGAGAACGGCTACAACAGAACGTCATCGTGA